The following coding sequences lie in one Brevibacterium marinum genomic window:
- a CDS encoding NAD(P)/FAD-dependent oxidoreductase, which yields MSYLNGEASHWLTQSPPESTAPSPLPAEKQDLVIVGGGLTGLWSAYYARQAHPDWQITVIEAKHIGYGASGRNGGWLSTLLPGNRAKYAEAVDRARATDPTGPVGSAGPTGVESVRSFQSALFDSIDEVLEVLDAEGIDAHQVRGGHIDIAQTEAGMSRLRELYEGDRQYGYGPEDMQFLDAEETRARINVDNAQGSVYFPGTARIDPALLSQGLARALRKQDVTICEHTSAGHISADVVATDRGPVAGETIFVCLEGYSDTVTGDLPGLEGRQVIPVFSSMIATNPLPASVWETIGWDGRECLGDTAHTFIYAQRTDDDRIALGGRGAPYEFRSGLPGDGEVPAEVVDLLSARLSSLFPDLEFEVAHAWRGALGVTRDWCAGIFFDAEQRIGVARGYAGHGVTATHLAAKTLIDRVSGASTPLTALPWNEHYSGQWEPEPIRWLGIRSMYRIFNIADAWEAVTGAKTTSLLARFGSRLAGLHE from the coding sequence TTGTCCTACCTCAACGGTGAGGCCTCCCATTGGCTGACCCAGTCCCCGCCCGAGTCCACCGCCCCTTCCCCGCTGCCTGCCGAGAAGCAGGATCTCGTCATCGTCGGAGGAGGACTGACCGGCCTGTGGTCGGCCTACTACGCGAGGCAGGCCCACCCCGACTGGCAGATCACCGTCATCGAGGCCAAGCACATCGGCTACGGGGCATCCGGGCGCAACGGCGGCTGGCTCTCGACTCTGCTGCCCGGAAACAGAGCCAAGTACGCCGAGGCGGTCGACCGCGCCCGCGCCACCGATCCGACCGGCCCGGTCGGGTCCGCAGGGCCGACCGGCGTGGAGTCCGTGAGGTCTTTCCAGTCCGCTCTCTTCGACTCGATCGACGAGGTGCTCGAAGTCCTCGACGCCGAAGGCATCGACGCTCATCAGGTCCGCGGCGGTCACATCGACATCGCCCAGACCGAGGCCGGGATGTCCCGACTGCGCGAGCTCTACGAGGGTGACAGACAGTACGGGTACGGACCCGAGGACATGCAGTTCCTCGACGCCGAGGAAACCCGCGCCCGCATCAACGTCGACAACGCGCAGGGCAGCGTGTACTTCCCCGGCACCGCCCGCATCGACCCGGCACTGCTGTCACAGGGTCTCGCTCGCGCCCTCAGGAAACAGGACGTGACGATCTGCGAACACACCTCGGCGGGCCACATCAGCGCCGACGTCGTCGCCACCGATCGCGGTCCGGTCGCCGGCGAGACGATCTTCGTCTGCCTCGAAGGCTATTCGGACACGGTCACCGGCGACCTGCCCGGGTTGGAAGGACGTCAGGTCATCCCGGTGTTCTCCTCGATGATCGCGACCAACCCGCTTCCCGCCTCGGTGTGGGAGACCATCGGCTGGGACGGGCGCGAATGTCTCGGCGACACCGCGCACACCTTCATCTACGCCCAGCGCACCGATGACGATCGGATCGCCCTGGGCGGTCGCGGGGCGCCCTATGAGTTCCGTTCGGGTCTGCCCGGTGACGGCGAGGTCCCCGCCGAGGTGGTCGATCTGCTGAGTGCGCGACTGTCCTCTCTTTTCCCCGACCTCGAGTTCGAGGTTGCCCACGCGTGGCGCGGCGCCCTCGGCGTGACCCGGGACTGGTGCGCCGGCATCTTCTTCGATGCCGAGCAGCGCATCGGCGTCGCTCGCGGCTACGCCGGGCACGGGGTGACGGCCACCCACCTGGCGGCGAAGACGCTGATCGACCGGGTCTCGGGTGCGTCGACTCCGCTGACCGCCCTGCCGTGGAACGAGCACTACTCGGGCCAGTGGGAGCCGGAGCCGATCCGCTGGCTGGGCATCCGCTCGATGTACAGGATCTTCAACATCGCCGACGCCTGGGAGGCCGTCACCGGCGCGAAGACGACGAGCCTGCTCGCCCGGTTCGGCTCCCGCCTAGCCGGACTGCATGAGTAG
- a CDS encoding pyridoxal phosphate-dependent aminotransferase: MTRTYRRISPVAENYPASSIRKMFNLALDFPDAVKLTVGEPDFNTPEHIKAAGIRAIENDNTRYVANAGIPELRSAIARKYSRRWDRGIGPENVMVSFGAMEALTFALDVTVSPGEEVIIPDPSFPNYMGQVHRLGGVAVSVPVREENDFKLRAEDVRDAVTDRTAAVIINSPSNPLGSVMDRTELEQIAELADERGFTIISDEVYDQMVFDDAVFTSIAEVRPDFDRFLAIGSFSKTYAMTGWRCGFVIGAEDFIAPMSLLQEGLTSSLPGFVQEAAVAAIEGPQTDVDRMVSSYAERREILIDRINAIDGLSVVRPEATFYAFVNVKKWGLSSWELAIALLENHNLATIPGSAFGPAGEGYLRLTFAVSPETINTACDRLEAFAAGR; this comes from the coding sequence ATGACCCGCACGTACCGCCGCATCTCCCCCGTGGCCGAGAACTACCCGGCCTCGAGCATCCGCAAGATGTTCAACCTCGCCCTCGACTTCCCCGACGCAGTGAAGCTGACCGTCGGCGAACCCGATTTCAACACCCCGGAGCACATCAAGGCCGCCGGGATCCGCGCCATCGAGAACGACAACACCCGCTACGTCGCCAATGCCGGCATCCCGGAGCTGCGCAGTGCGATCGCCCGCAAGTACTCCAGACGCTGGGACCGGGGCATCGGACCGGAGAACGTTATGGTCTCGTTCGGTGCCATGGAGGCACTGACCTTCGCCCTCGACGTCACCGTCTCTCCTGGTGAAGAGGTCATCATCCCCGATCCCAGCTTCCCGAACTACATGGGCCAGGTCCACCGCCTCGGCGGGGTCGCGGTCTCTGTTCCCGTGCGGGAGGAGAACGACTTCAAGCTCCGCGCCGAGGACGTCCGGGACGCCGTCACCGACAGGACCGCGGCCGTGATCATCAACAGCCCCTCGAATCCGCTGGGCTCGGTCATGGACCGGACGGAGCTCGAGCAGATCGCAGAGCTCGCGGATGAGCGCGGTTTCACGATCATCTCCGACGAGGTCTACGACCAGATGGTCTTCGACGATGCCGTGTTCACTTCCATCGCCGAGGTGCGCCCGGACTTCGACCGGTTCCTCGCCATCGGCAGCTTCTCGAAGACCTATGCGATGACAGGGTGGCGCTGCGGCTTCGTCATCGGGGCCGAGGACTTCATCGCTCCGATGTCGCTGCTCCAGGAGGGGCTGACCTCGAGCCTGCCCGGGTTCGTCCAGGAGGCCGCGGTCGCCGCGATCGAAGGGCCGCAGACGGACGTCGACAGGATGGTGAGCTCCTATGCCGAACGGCGCGAGATCCTCATCGATCGCATCAACGCCATCGATGGGCTGAGCGTCGTCCGCCCCGAAGCGACGTTCTATGCCTTCGTCAACGTCAAGAAGTGGGGTCTGAGTTCCTGGGAGCTCGCGATCGCGCTGTTGGAGAACCACAACCTCGCCACCATCCCCGGATCGGCTTTCGGGCCCGCCGGAGAAGGCTATCTGCGCCTGACCTTCGCGGTCTCGCCCGAGACGATCAACACCGCGTGCGACCGGCTGGAGGCGTTCGCCGCCGGCCGGTGA
- a CDS encoding sodium:solute symporter family protein, which produces MNLTFVIVLIAYVAIMIAIAAWFGRASAMRDGEDFVLAGKSLPTWVLAGTLLATFVGSGSIIGGANFIYSNGPLAGILFFAGTFCGIIVLYFIAPKVRKNGFRTVPELFESKFGRPVRVAGTVLILVAFIGITAYQFTGAGYILTLITPLSTTQATIVATVLITFLSLSGGLKSVAWTDFLSTVLIVISLLGALVWVFLNDLGGVGSYVERLDPAFKSFTGVLGPWQILGYFLPLFLLILGDQNMHQRLAAARSPKVARNATILFFIGAALIVAPIILLASGSTILMPEINPDMAILALAEGEFTPAGIGAVLLVAALALIVTTGSSYLLTCSGNVVYDLAFIKDKSRGDSKAGVLVGRFSVLAIALLGYIMVQFFESVLALQMYAYTMYGAAITPAVLAALFWKRVTAAGALSSMIAGGVVTILWEVSGKSGEINSVIPALPAAVVVLVIVSLVTATKRGRATRSATDETSVRS; this is translated from the coding sequence ATGAACCTCACATTCGTCATCGTCCTCATCGCCTATGTGGCGATCATGATCGCCATCGCCGCATGGTTCGGCCGCGCATCGGCGATGAGGGACGGAGAGGACTTCGTCCTGGCGGGAAAGTCGCTGCCGACATGGGTTCTCGCCGGAACTCTCCTGGCGACGTTCGTCGGGTCCGGCTCGATCATCGGCGGGGCGAACTTCATCTACAGCAACGGCCCGTTGGCGGGAATCCTGTTCTTCGCCGGCACCTTCTGCGGAATCATCGTCCTCTACTTCATAGCACCGAAGGTGAGGAAGAACGGATTCCGCACCGTCCCTGAGCTCTTCGAGTCCAAATTCGGGCGACCGGTCCGTGTCGCCGGAACTGTGCTCATCCTCGTCGCGTTCATCGGAATCACCGCGTATCAATTCACCGGGGCCGGCTATATCCTCACCCTCATCACGCCGCTGAGCACGACCCAGGCGACGATCGTGGCGACGGTCCTCATCACGTTCCTGTCGCTGTCCGGCGGCCTGAAGTCTGTGGCCTGGACCGATTTCCTTTCAACAGTCCTCATCGTGATCTCTCTCCTCGGTGCGCTCGTCTGGGTATTCCTCAACGATCTCGGCGGCGTCGGCAGCTATGTCGAACGACTGGACCCCGCGTTCAAGTCGTTCACGGGGGTTCTCGGGCCGTGGCAGATCCTGGGCTACTTCCTCCCCCTGTTCCTCCTCATCCTCGGCGATCAGAACATGCACCAGCGCCTTGCTGCGGCACGGTCTCCCAAGGTTGCTCGCAATGCGACCATCCTCTTCTTCATCGGGGCAGCGCTGATCGTTGCACCGATCATCCTTCTGGCGTCTGGTTCGACCATCCTCATGCCTGAGATCAACCCGGACATGGCGATCCTTGCCCTTGCCGAAGGTGAGTTCACGCCGGCGGGAATCGGTGCCGTGCTGCTCGTCGCGGCCCTGGCACTCATCGTCACCACCGGCTCGTCCTACCTGCTCACATGTTCCGGCAACGTCGTCTACGATCTGGCATTCATCAAGGACAAGAGCCGAGGAGACTCGAAGGCGGGAGTTCTGGTCGGACGGTTCTCCGTTCTCGCAATCGCCCTCTTGGGTTACATCATGGTCCAGTTCTTCGAATCCGTGCTCGCACTCCAGATGTATGCCTACACGATGTACGGTGCCGCGATCACTCCTGCGGTGCTGGCGGCCCTGTTCTGGAAGCGGGTCACAGCCGCAGGCGCCCTGTCGTCGATGATCGCCGGCGGCGTTGTCACCATCCTGTGGGAAGTCAGCGGCAAGTCCGGCGAGATCAATTCCGTCATCCCTGCGCTGCCCGCTGCCGTCGTCGTACTCGTCATCGTCAGCCTGGTGACTGCGACGAAACGCGGCAGGGCGACGCGGTCGGCCACGGACGAGACTTCCGTGCGCAGCTGA
- a CDS encoding MurR/RpiR family transcriptional regulator, translating to MSSFTEWIDTLRSAARLTRATKTILSVIEADPDEAAYCSAQFLADMAQVNVATVVRAAQSLGYTGWPTFSAEIRTRYLASLSSRSLYLHNRSQGRLANSIDKDIELLERMRDGLDEGTLNRMGEHIIASESTGVFATGSYAAPGMQLAHVAQMLGYPVRLHSGSVTSMVNEVNLLSSHDCFVAITLWKSSRAVVQLAEAARQQGATVLVIADRQTALTDISDEHVLVPAESSELISSLVCATSAVQYLLGCLARHDEERTQRTLGRIDDLWGATSAIAED from the coding sequence GTGAGCAGCTTCACCGAGTGGATCGACACTCTCCGATCGGCCGCACGGCTGACACGCGCGACGAAGACGATTCTGAGTGTGATCGAGGCGGATCCGGATGAGGCCGCTTACTGCTCGGCTCAGTTCCTTGCCGATATGGCGCAGGTGAACGTCGCTACGGTCGTTCGCGCGGCACAATCGCTCGGATATACCGGTTGGCCGACATTCTCGGCAGAGATCCGCACTCGTTACCTGGCATCGCTGAGCTCGCGCAGCCTGTATCTGCACAACCGGAGTCAGGGGCGGTTGGCGAACTCGATCGACAAGGACATCGAGCTGCTCGAGCGGATGCGCGACGGCCTCGATGAGGGCACCCTCAACAGGATGGGCGAACACATCATCGCCTCCGAATCCACGGGCGTGTTCGCGACGGGCTCCTACGCCGCCCCAGGAATGCAGCTGGCGCACGTGGCGCAGATGCTCGGGTATCCGGTGCGTCTGCATTCGGGTTCCGTGACGTCGATGGTCAACGAGGTCAATCTGCTCAGCTCGCACGACTGCTTCGTGGCGATCACGCTCTGGAAGTCCTCCCGTGCCGTGGTCCAATTGGCCGAGGCGGCTCGGCAGCAGGGGGCGACGGTCCTCGTCATCGCCGACCGTCAGACCGCCCTGACCGACATCTCCGACGAGCATGTTCTCGTGCCGGCTGAATCTTCCGAGCTGATCTCGTCGCTCGTGTGTGCGACTAGCGCCGTCCAATACCTGCTCGGATGTCTGGCCCGGCACGATGAGGAGCGGACTCAGCGCACGCTCGGACGCATCGACGATCTGTGGGGAGCCACCTCGGCGATTGCCGAAGATTGA
- a CDS encoding metal-dependent hydrolase family protein translates to MHLGRGISTITNARVLDVDTATISEPTTVTIKDERIAEVGGTGATSDPDSFDAEGRIVSPGLIDAHVHVLAATANLGDLGDQSPYYLGAQAARLMGAMLGRGFTTVRDAGGADFGLAAAVRENLFPAPRLFFGGKALSQTGGHADMRGPGTHVMDKHLCCPNIGIVCDGADAVRKAARENLRTGADHVKIMLSGGVASPTDRVDSTQFSDDEIRAAVEEAAAANRYVLGHAYTAKSVNRGLELGVRSIEHGNLIDRRSIQLLLEKDAFLVPTLVTYERLKQDGATFGLPEASQNKVDDVLYAGLDALKLATDQQVKIAYGSDLLGGMQPHQSQEFAIRAQVQTPQQVLRSATTTAAELLGEENNLGAVAAGAWADLLVLDANPLDDVSVLGDADSSIHSVIKGGRLLQ, encoded by the coding sequence ATGCATCTCGGTCGGGGCATCAGCACGATCACCAACGCACGGGTCCTCGACGTGGACACGGCTACGATATCCGAGCCGACGACGGTGACCATCAAGGACGAGCGAATCGCCGAGGTCGGCGGGACCGGAGCGACATCGGACCCGGACAGTTTCGACGCCGAAGGCAGAATCGTCTCACCCGGACTGATCGACGCCCACGTCCATGTCCTGGCAGCCACCGCAAACCTGGGTGACCTCGGGGATCAATCGCCGTACTACCTCGGCGCCCAGGCCGCGCGCCTGATGGGAGCCATGCTCGGCCGCGGCTTCACCACCGTCCGTGATGCCGGTGGCGCAGACTTCGGTCTCGCAGCCGCCGTTCGGGAGAACCTCTTCCCTGCGCCTCGGCTCTTCTTCGGCGGTAAGGCACTGTCACAGACCGGCGGGCATGCGGACATGCGCGGACCGGGGACGCACGTCATGGACAAGCACCTCTGCTGCCCCAACATCGGCATCGTCTGCGATGGAGCCGATGCGGTGCGGAAGGCCGCTCGCGAGAACCTGCGAACAGGTGCCGATCACGTCAAGATCATGCTCTCGGGCGGAGTGGCGTCACCCACCGACCGCGTCGACTCCACCCAGTTCTCCGATGACGAGATCCGTGCTGCAGTCGAGGAGGCAGCAGCGGCGAATCGCTACGTACTCGGCCATGCCTACACAGCGAAGTCGGTCAACCGCGGACTCGAACTCGGAGTGCGGTCCATCGAACACGGCAACCTCATCGACCGCCGGAGCATCCAGCTCCTGCTCGAGAAGGACGCGTTCCTCGTCCCCACCCTCGTGACCTATGAACGCCTGAAGCAGGACGGTGCCACCTTCGGTCTGCCTGAAGCCAGCCAGAACAAGGTCGACGACGTCCTCTATGCAGGTCTCGACGCCTTGAAGCTCGCGACCGACCAGCAGGTGAAGATCGCGTACGGCTCCGATCTGCTCGGCGGCATGCAGCCTCACCAGAGCCAGGAGTTCGCCATTCGCGCCCAGGTACAGACACCTCAGCAGGTCCTGCGCTCGGCAACTACGACAGCGGCCGAACTCCTCGGGGAGGAGAACAACCTCGGCGCTGTGGCAGCGGGCGCATGGGCCGACCTGCTGGTCCTCGACGCCAACCCGCTGGACGACGTGTCCGTGCTAGGCGACGCGGACAGCTCGATCCACTCCGTCATCAAGGGAGGGCGCCTCCTCCAGTGA
- a CDS encoding GntR family transcriptional regulator, with product MATAKHSEIREWIESEIHRGTYEVGAKLPTEQELMDQFAVSRNPVQKAMNALVETGMVTRKRGAGTIVASVGLRSNLLRLMDPTLTGPEVHGEHRVIDLTVASAENFGLSRNAFASGTPTAHLTRLKTSAEGRPLALERCAIDLLLAPNVLSQDLASLTTIAYYNSIKLGIRRANTSLSAVHLNEQDVEHMEISTSIPVIRQHRTVTLSSEAVVEVAEFLIHPHNMTLEVSQIDNS from the coding sequence ATGGCAACGGCGAAGCACAGTGAGATTCGCGAATGGATCGAATCGGAGATCCATCGAGGGACTTACGAAGTCGGCGCAAAGCTGCCGACAGAGCAAGAACTGATGGATCAGTTCGCAGTCAGCCGCAATCCCGTTCAGAAGGCGATGAACGCCCTCGTCGAAACGGGAATGGTGACTCGGAAGCGCGGAGCGGGCACGATCGTCGCGTCCGTCGGTCTGCGCAGCAACCTGCTCAGGCTCATGGACCCCACCCTGACCGGGCCCGAAGTCCATGGTGAACATCGCGTCATCGACCTGACCGTCGCCTCGGCTGAGAATTTCGGACTCAGCCGGAATGCCTTTGCCTCGGGCACGCCCACAGCACATCTCACCCGGCTGAAGACCAGCGCAGAAGGAAGACCCCTCGCACTGGAGCGCTGCGCCATCGATCTTCTGCTGGCTCCCAACGTGCTGTCACAGGACCTCGCATCGCTGACGACCATCGCCTACTACAACTCGATCAAGCTCGGCATTCGTCGGGCGAATACATCGCTCAGCGCAGTTCATCTGAACGAGCAGGACGTCGAACATATGGAGATCTCGACCTCCATCCCGGTCATTCGTCAGCACAGAACAGTGACTCTCAGCTCCGAGGCAGTCGTCGAAGTTGCCGAATTCCTCATCCATCCGCACAACATGACTTTGGAGGTCAGCCAAATTGACAACAGTTAG
- the solA gene encoding N-methyl-L-tryptophan oxidase has product MTTVSPDRVAVVGAGVIGTMTAWQLAKRGFDVTVFDQWNTPNDRGASAGESRIFRTIYKEGPDYVPVLKKSYDMWEELQANQATSVLQMCGGLMIGRPDTHDVEAVISCAEAADLDHRVLNSHDMAREYPQFRLDDDEVGVFDPASGVFRPEAAVLTARKEAERLGADFRTYTRILNIRPLSQHVMIDTHDGAQAFDKVVVSTGPWVNELTDFGPDIVAPRRLVAMWFPARDVPLHTPANMPISIRRHPEGGFSCFPVLDGLGVKILPHHLAWATLDQVEDLPRFVEADVVRSTEHAVARLMPGLDPTPFRVSTWTEGFTKDEAPIVGPSAQDPRIVLAVGMSGQGFKFSPMMGSIVTDMVENGSSTDAIGLMDAQRFDGGGS; this is encoded by the coding sequence TTGACAACAGTTAGCCCAGACAGAGTAGCCGTCGTCGGAGCCGGAGTCATCGGCACCATGACAGCTTGGCAACTGGCGAAGCGCGGCTTCGATGTCACGGTCTTCGATCAGTGGAACACCCCGAACGACCGCGGCGCCTCGGCGGGCGAGTCTCGGATCTTCCGCACGATCTACAAAGAGGGACCTGACTATGTCCCGGTCCTCAAGAAATCGTACGACATGTGGGAGGAGCTTCAGGCAAACCAAGCCACCTCCGTACTGCAGATGTGCGGCGGCCTGATGATCGGCCGGCCGGATACCCACGATGTCGAAGCCGTCATCTCCTGCGCCGAAGCTGCGGACCTCGATCACCGGGTCCTCAACTCCCACGACATGGCTCGAGAGTATCCGCAGTTCCGTCTCGACGATGATGAGGTCGGTGTCTTCGATCCGGCTTCAGGTGTATTCAGACCAGAGGCTGCTGTTCTCACCGCGCGGAAGGAAGCCGAACGCCTGGGCGCCGACTTTCGGACCTACACTCGAATTCTCAACATCCGCCCTCTCAGCCAACACGTCATGATCGACACTCACGATGGTGCACAGGCATTCGACAAGGTCGTTGTCTCCACCGGCCCCTGGGTGAACGAACTGACAGACTTCGGCCCAGACATCGTCGCCCCGCGTCGCCTCGTGGCCATGTGGTTCCCGGCCCGAGACGTCCCACTTCATACCCCAGCCAACATGCCCATCTCCATCCGGCGGCACCCGGAAGGCGGATTCTCCTGCTTCCCAGTCCTTGACGGCCTGGGCGTCAAGATTCTCCCGCATCATCTGGCGTGGGCCACCCTCGACCAAGTCGAGGACCTGCCGCGCTTCGTCGAAGCCGATGTCGTCCGCTCAACCGAGCACGCTGTGGCTCGCCTCATGCCAGGCCTCGACCCAACCCCGTTCAGAGTGTCCACGTGGACCGAGGGATTCACGAAGGACGAGGCCCCGATAGTCGGGCCCTCAGCGCAGGACCCCCGCATCGTCCTTGCCGTCGGCATGTCCGGCCAAGGGTTCAAGTTCTCACCGATGATGGGCTCCATCGTGACTGACATGGTCGAGAACGGCAGTTCGACCGATGCCATCGGACTCATGGACGCGCAGCGCTTCGATGGAGGCGGGTCATGA
- a CDS encoding sodium:solute symporter family protein → MNWGTTTLISLTAIIVIGIGAYISFYVGKKNKSNDSWVVGGRNLPLYVVAFTQYATAVGGGVLVAHVGIAYAWGFSVFWYELFVVIGLIIISLFAGWLRRRSFSTIPEVFTRLYGEHRLMLSLVALAVIVVPFGWLATQFIAFANLFNSVTGIGITPLIIIMAVVSIAFVLPGGLTSVAWSDFFFGVFMVIASIVVGFYAVNNAGGPGTIMANLPDDLTVMPTGLTAAGGLTILLWLFSILPGTLTNQLYYQRVFAASSVKQARQGIYLSSALIFLSGIYALIIGLSVRSMTDQFGVDGREQAAGWFLAQLPVWLVAIYGAFLMATIVSTTGSALHSVVVNLVNDLRPAFVKRKDTTADLVNVSRWCTVAVSALAALLSIIFPTALNWLVATYAYSASMLAAPFLIGMVLASKWVIHVSVGYVSMVVGLGACAISHVLGTTVPYAVYGILGSLIAYFIMLAVRRPQARATIEEGAQA, encoded by the coding sequence ATGAACTGGGGCACCACAACACTCATCTCGCTGACAGCGATCATCGTCATCGGCATCGGCGCGTACATCTCGTTCTATGTGGGCAAGAAGAACAAATCGAACGATTCGTGGGTCGTCGGCGGAAGGAACCTCCCGCTCTACGTCGTGGCCTTCACCCAATACGCGACTGCGGTAGGCGGAGGCGTGCTTGTCGCCCATGTGGGCATTGCCTATGCGTGGGGCTTCTCCGTCTTCTGGTATGAACTGTTCGTCGTCATCGGTCTCATCATCATCTCGCTCTTCGCAGGTTGGCTGAGACGTCGTTCGTTCTCGACCATCCCGGAAGTCTTCACCCGTCTCTACGGCGAGCATCGCCTGATGCTCAGCCTTGTCGCACTGGCCGTCATCGTCGTGCCCTTCGGTTGGTTAGCCACTCAGTTCATCGCCTTCGCCAACCTCTTCAACTCTGTCACAGGAATCGGAATCACGCCTCTGATCATCATCATGGCGGTCGTGAGCATCGCGTTCGTACTCCCCGGTGGGCTCACGTCAGTGGCGTGGTCAGACTTCTTCTTCGGCGTCTTCATGGTCATCGCCTCGATCGTCGTCGGGTTCTACGCTGTCAACAACGCGGGAGGGCCCGGCACCATCATGGCGAATCTGCCGGATGACCTCACGGTGATGCCGACCGGTCTCACTGCGGCGGGTGGGCTGACGATTCTGCTGTGGCTGTTCTCGATCCTGCCGGGAACTCTCACCAACCAGCTGTACTACCAGCGCGTCTTCGCGGCCAGCAGCGTGAAGCAAGCCCGTCAGGGCATCTACCTCAGCAGTGCACTGATCTTCCTCTCCGGCATCTACGCGCTCATCATCGGCCTCTCGGTGCGCAGCATGACCGACCAGTTCGGGGTAGACGGGCGCGAACAGGCGGCAGGCTGGTTCCTCGCGCAGCTCCCCGTATGGCTCGTCGCCATCTACGGCGCTTTCCTCATGGCAACGATCGTTTCCACCACCGGCTCTGCGCTGCATTCCGTGGTGGTCAATCTTGTCAACGATCTCAGGCCGGCATTTGTGAAGAGGAAGGACACCACGGCCGACCTCGTCAACGTCTCCCGTTGGTGCACAGTCGCAGTGTCGGCGCTGGCCGCGCTGCTCTCCATCATCTTTCCCACAGCGCTCAATTGGCTGGTGGCAACATACGCCTACTCAGCCTCGATGCTGGCCGCTCCGTTCCTCATCGGCATGGTCCTCGCGAGCAAATGGGTCATTCACGTATCGGTCGGTTACGTATCAATGGTCGTCGGCCTCGGTGCCTGCGCGATCTCTCATGTTCTCGGAACGACTGTTCCATATGCGGTCTATGGCATCCTCGGAAGCCTCATCGCGTATTTCATCATGCTTGCAGTCAGAAGACCTCAGGCACGAGCCACCATCGAAGAAGGAGCACAAGCTTGA
- a CDS encoding NAD(P)/FAD-dependent oxidoreductase, with the protein MKTLVIGAGVLGLVTAWNLKKDGHEVTIVDKIGTYAGASHRSFAWINANHKLPESYHRLNAAGVEAHEDLQKELAAHGTWFHQLGCILSDSTSDAPVNYDARVQESTEFGYPVETIDRDRLLELEPEIDWPTDAALFFPKDGHLDNFTFGDLIRDLLAEAGVDIDVREVDNVESTSSATEVAFAEGGVESFDQVVIAAGAESGPIAQRSGLTLPVAPLDSPGPRTHSLLGITAPTEVALSRVVISDRINVRPRSDGSMFVQVPPVEHRTEEGESTELLDEIGTVMEESLQELFDTSIPVEEVIFSGRSFPEDGVSIVGYLDDAHRIYSLVTHSGMTLAPLLGRLVANELVGGKEELLEDFRPSRFRDGIVPEDTDNFIGRQ; encoded by the coding sequence TTGAAAACACTGGTTATCGGCGCGGGAGTCCTAGGCCTCGTCACCGCATGGAACCTGAAGAAGGACGGTCACGAAGTGACCATTGTCGACAAGATCGGCACATATGCGGGAGCCAGCCATCGATCCTTCGCGTGGATCAATGCGAATCACAAACTCCCGGAGTCCTACCACCGCCTCAATGCGGCCGGCGTAGAAGCTCATGAGGACCTGCAGAAGGAACTCGCGGCCCATGGCACATGGTTCCACCAGCTCGGATGCATTCTGTCTGACTCCACCTCTGATGCACCAGTGAACTACGACGCCCGAGTCCAAGAGTCCACAGAGTTCGGCTACCCGGTGGAGACGATCGACCGCGACCGGCTCCTCGAACTGGAACCAGAGATCGATTGGCCGACCGATGCTGCCCTCTTCTTCCCGAAGGACGGTCACCTCGACAACTTCACGTTCGGGGACCTGATACGCGATCTGCTGGCCGAGGCAGGCGTCGATATCGACGTGCGTGAGGTGGACAACGTTGAATCGACTTCTTCGGCCACCGAGGTTGCATTCGCCGAAGGCGGCGTCGAATCGTTCGATCAGGTCGTCATCGCTGCGGGAGCGGAATCCGGTCCCATCGCTCAGCGTTCGGGGCTGACTCTGCCCGTCGCGCCGTTGGATTCCCCCGGACCACGAACCCACAGCCTTCTTGGCATCACTGCTCCCACCGAGGTGGCGCTCAGTCGCGTCGTCATCTCCGACCGGATCAATGTTCGTCCCCGAAGCGACGGCAGCATGTTCGTCCAGGTCCCTCCGGTCGAGCACCGGACGGAAGAGGGCGAGAGCACTGAACTGCTGGACGAGATCGGCACGGTGATGGAGGAGTCATTGCAGGAGCTCTTCGACACCTCGATCCCCGTGGAGGAGGTGATCTTCAGCGGTCGCAGCTTCCCGGAGGACGGAGTGAGCATCGTCGGCTATCTCGATGATGCACATAGAATCTATTCGCTGGTCACGCACAGCGGTATGACTCTGGCTCCGCTGCTGGGACGGCTGGTCGCCAACGAGCTGGTGGGCGGGAAGGAAGAGCTGCTCGAGGACTTCCGTCCGTCGCGATTCCGCGATGGCATTGTTCCCGAGGATACAGACAATTTCATCGGCAGGCAGTAG